Below is a genomic region from Deinococcus koreensis.
TGGCGACCATGAGCAACCGCATTGTGAACCAGGTGCACGAGATCAACCGGGTGGTGTACGACATCACCGGCAAGCCGCCCGCGACCATCGAGTGGGAATAGGCGGCTGACCGGACACCCGGGGCCCACGCCGGTTCCCTGCTCTAGACTGCCCGGCGATGCGGCCTGAACTGTTGTCCCGCGCCCTGTCCCTGCTGCCGGAGCGGGGGGGGCGGCCTGAACTGGAGCACTACCTGGAAATGCTGCGCGACTATCCGCAGCGCGGCGGCAAGGGCATCCGCAGCGAGCTGCTGCTCGCCAGTGCCCGCGTCCACGGCGCCCGGCCCGGCACCCCGGCGTGGGAGGGGGCGCTGTGGCTCGCCGCCGCCCTGGAACTGTTCCAGAACTGGGTGCTGATCCACGACGACATCGAGGACGATTCCGAGGAGCGGCGCGGCCAGCCGGCCCTGCACCGCCTGCACGGCACTCCGCTGGCGATCAATGCTGGCGACGCCCTGCACGTGTACATGTGGGAGGCGGTGCATCGCTCGGGCGTGCCGGGCGCCATGGAGGAGTTCCTGACCATGATCCACCGCACCGCCGAGGGCCAGCACCTCGACCTCTCGTGGGTGGAGCACCGCGAGTGGGCGCTGCAGGAGGCCGACTACCTGCAGATGGTGGAGCTGAAGACCTCGTACTACACGGTGATCGCGCCGCTGCGGCTGGGGGCCATCGCCGCCGGGGTCTCGCCCCACCCGGCCTTCCGGGACGCGGGCCTGGCGCTGGGCACCGCCTTCCAGATCCGCGACGACGTGCTGAACCTGTTGGGCGACCCGGCCAAGTACGGCAAGGAGATCGGCGGCGACCTGCTGGAAGGCAAGCGCACCCTGATCGTGCTGCACTGGCTGGCCGGGGCAGAAGTGGACCAGAAGGAGGCGTTTCTGGAGCAGATGCTGCGGAACCGGCCCGACAAAGACCCCGGCGTCATCGACGAGATCCACCGCTGGCTGCTGGACAGCGGCAGCGTGAACTACGCGCAGGACTACGCCCACGCCCAGGCCCGCGTGGGGCTGGAGCTGCTGGAGGAAGCCTTCCAGCACGCGCCGGATGCGGGAGCGGCTCAGGAGCTGCTCGGGGCTGTGCGGGAGCTGGCAACGCGGGACGCCTGAGCAGGAGCGCGTGACCGTCGGCGTGACGCGGGATGGCCGGATTTGAATAGAAGGGACGCTGTCCGGATCTAGCGGCACGCTGGAGAGCCGTCAGGTTCCTGGCAAACGTCCCGACGCCGCTCTCCCCTCCCGGTGCCCGTCCCTAACCCAGCAGCGCCAGGGCGGCCTGTGCGAAGCGCCCGAAACCGGCGTTCAGGGCGCGGATCGCGTCGTCCATCGGCTGACCATCTCTCAGGTACAGCCCGGCGTTGAACTCGATGCCGAAGGCGGGTACACCCGAGCGGCGCGAGTGATTCAGGCTGAGCGTGTCGGTGGCCCAGGGCTCACCGATGGTCACGCGGCGGTAGGGGCTCCCCACGATCATGTCGGCGAACGCCGCTTCACACTCGGCGCGCAGGGCGGCCCAGTGGACTCGGGGGAAGGTGGGCTCGGCGTCTTCGCCGGGCATCAGGCAGATGGCGGGGCGGGGCGTGCCAGTATCGTGGCCCAGCGCCGGGCCGTGGGTGCCCATGGAGTGGCCCACGATCATCAGGCGGGCGCCCTGGAGTTCGGACTGCACCAGGGCGTCGAACGAGTCCCAGAGGCGGCGCAGGCGGGCCTCGCGGGCGGCCTCGTCCAGTACGAAGTCTGGCGGGTAGAGCGGCTGGCGAGCGAAGTCCATCAGTTTGAGCACGCCGTTGTCCACACGGTCGTCCCGGTCGCGGTTCAGGTCGGCGGCGAAACGGCTCCAGGGGGCCTGGACATGCCGCGCGCCGGGCAGCGAGTACAGCAGGTCGGTATAGGGATCGCCGTCCAGAAAGAGGCGGCGCAGGAAGGCCTCGCGGGTGGGCGTGTGGAAGGCGCCGTCGCCGAGCATATCGCGCAGCACGTCGGCGGGCAGCTGGCCGGAGGGATGTGGGGTGACGATCAGCAGGGCGTAGCGGGACGGGGGCATGGGCGCAGCATAGGAGATCAGCCCCACCCTCCGGCCACCGCATGAAGGCCCGGATGAGGGACGGAGAAACAGTCGGGGGCGGCCGCGCCCACTAGAATGCTCCCTGTGCTGCTGTCGGCCCTGTCTACCCTAAATTACCGGAATCTGGCGCCCTGTACGCTGCATTTTCCGGAAGGAGTGACGGCGGTACACGGCGAGAACGGAGCCGGCAAGACCAACCTGCTGGAAGCGGCGTATCTGGCGCTCACCGGCCTGAGCGACGTGACCCGCCTGGAACAGCTGGTGCAGCAGGGCGAGAAGGAAGCCTACGTGCGCGCCGATCTGGACTCGGGCGGCAGCCTGAGCGTCCAGGAGGTCGGGCTGGGGCGCGGGCGGCGGCAGCTGAAAGTGGACGGCGTGCGCGTGCGGGCCGGCGACCTGCCCCGGGGCAGCGCGGTCTGGATCCGTCCCGAGGACTCCGAACTCGTGTTCGGGGCGCCCACGGGCCGCCGCTCGTACCTGGACTCGCTGCTCTCGCGCGTCAGCGCCCGCTACGCGCAGCAGCTCGCCCGCTACGAGCGCACGGTCTCGCAGCGCAACGCGGCGCTGCGGAGCGGCGAGGCCTGGGCCATGCACGTCTGGGACGAGGCACTCATCAAGCTGGGGCCGGAGATCATGCTGGTGCGCCGCCGCGCCCTGACCCGCCTGAACGAACTGGCCGCCGAGGCGAACACGGCGCTGGGCAGCCGCAAGGCGCTGACCCTGGAACTCACGGAATCCACCACGCCGGAGACCTTCGCGGGCGACCTGCTGGCCCGCCAGGCCGAGGAACTGGCGCGCGGCTCCACGGTCACCGGCCCGCACCGCGACGACCTGCTGCTGACCCTGGGCGGCTTTCCGGCCACCGAATACGCCAGCCGGGGCGAGGGCCGCACCATCGCGTTGGCCCTGCGCCGCGCCGAACTGGAGCTGCTGGCCGAGCGCTTCGGCGAGAAGCCGCTGCTCCTCATCGACGATTTCTCGGCGGAACTCGATCCGGGGCGGCGGAGCTTCCTGCTCGACCTGGCCGCCAGCGTGCCGCAGGCCATCGTGACCGGCACCGAGCGGGCGCCGGGCGCGGCCCAGACCCTGCGGGCCCACGCCGGGCGCTTTACCCCGGACGGCGACAGCCGGGATGGCGACCCCCCAGGGGGCGACCTGGACGCCGACGCCGACGACGACCTCCCGGCCGGGGACGCCTGGGAGATTCAGGACGTGCTGGAGGCCGGCGCGTGAGCGATCCTCCACGCAGGGGGCGGCGCCTGAGCGGCCCGAGGGGGATCGGCGAGCTGATGAACGCCACCCTGGGCACGGCCAAGCTGGCGCGCGGCATCGGGCGGGCGCGGGCCATCCTGGCGTGGCCCCAGGCGGTCGGGCCGGAGATCGCGCGGCTGACCCGCCCTCGCACCCAGCAGGGCAGCGTGCTGTTCATCGAGGTGCGCGACAGCGCCACGGCCCACCACCTGACCATGCAGCGCCACCATTTCCTGAAGTCGCTGACTTCCCTGCTGGGCGACGATTCCGTGACCGAGCTGCGCTTCAGCGTGGGCCCGGTGCGCGAGGTCGTGGCCGCGCCGCCCCCGCCCGCGCTGCCGGCCCCCGACAAGGCCCGGGCGCGGCGGCTGGTGCAGCAGGTCGAGGGCGAGCTGAAACCGGCCGCCCTGCGCGCCGCCGAGGCCATCACCCGGGCCCGCAGATGGCGCGAGGAACAGGGCTGGCGCCCCTGCCCGGTGTGCGAGGAGCCCAGCAAGGAGCAGCCCTGCCGGGCCTGCGCCCTGACGCTGGCCGACCCCAACGTGAAGCGGGCGGCGCGGGCCCTGCTGCGCGACCCCGAACGCCTGCCGGGGCTGCCCGAGACCCTGGGCGACAGCGGCGCGAACGCCGCGCGCCATCTGGCCCTGCGTCTGCTCGAAGGCCAGCTCGACCTGCTGGCCCTGGAATGCATCCGCAGCGGCCAGGAGGACGGCTACCGCGAGTTCCTGGCGCAGCAGGCCGACGTCTATCTGTCGCTCAGCCTGCGCCGCCCCCGCACCGCCCTGATGCGCCGCGACCGGGTCAGCCTGCCCGAGAACGCCCGCAACGTCCTGAACGCCGGGCGCGGCTGATACGGGTGCCGATCAATTCCGTTGTGTTTTCGGAATCCAGCCGACCGGAGGAAGAGGAAAAAAGCACGGACTGAAGCGGGATGGACTCGGAGAACCTCGCCGGAGTGGAACACCGGGTTCTGTTCCGGGTGGAACTCAATGGAGCGGCCGTCCGGATGACGACCCCACGGCGGGCCCCTGCACCCGAAGAGGCCTGCACCCGAAAAGGGGGGTGCAGCGTGGTCTGGCCGGCAGCGGCGGCGGTATCGTGTCGTATGACCGACACCCACCTCAAGACCGCTGACCTGTCTGGAACCGGGGGGCCCGCAGACCAGACCAGTGCCCCTGGAACGGCCCCGGCGACCGGGCAGACCAGCGGGCAGACGCCTGGGCAGACCCCCGCCCAGGCCTCGGCCCAGCAGCACCGGGACGCCGCGCCGCGTTCGGCCCGCGTGGCCGTGGTGACCATCAGCGACACCCGTACGGCCGAGACCGACACCAGCGGCCAGTACCTGATGGAACAGCTGCGGGCGGGCGGTCACGAGGTCGTGGGCTACCGGGTCGTGAAGGACGACGCGGTCGAGATCCGCGCCGCGCTGGTGCAGTACGCCCGCGAAGCACAGATCGTCCTGTCCTCGGGGGGCACGGGCATCACCGGGCGCGACGTGACCGTGCCGGTGGTGGAGTCGCTGCTGACCAAACAGATTCCGGGCTTCGGCGAGCTGTTCCGGATGCTCAGCTACCAGCAGGTCGGCGGCGCGGCCATGCTCTCGCGGGCGGTGGGCGGGCTGTGCCGGGGAGCGGCGGTCTTCGCCATGCCCGGCAGCCTGAACGCCGTGAAAACCGCCTGGGAGGGCATCCTGCGGGATGAACTGAGCCACCTCGTGTTCGAGCTCGAGCGGCACGGTCAGCCGGGCGTGACCCAGACCGGCGTGGAGCCGCTGCCTGCGGCCCCGGCGCCGGCTTATGTCTCGCTGGAGCGCCCCCCCCTGGCGCCCCTGCCCGGCGGCTTCCCCCAGCCGGGCACCGGCGGCGGGGTGGCGGCGGGTCTGGGGCGTCACAAGAAAGGTGATGGTCGGCCCTGAATCCGCTGCTGCTCCCCTGGCCACCGCTCGATCCCGTGAGCGGCGCCCTGGCGCTGTGCGTGGCCCTGATCGCCGCTCAGTGGCTGTGGCGGGTGGCCCGCGAGGCCCGGCTGGGCTTCGTGCCGGGCTCGGCATGGTGGGCGGTGCCGGGTGTGGTCTGCCTGCCCCTGGCCGCGATTCTGGACGTGCCGGCGCTGTTCGGGGTCGGGGCGGCCCTGCTGCTGCTCGCCGAGTTCTGGCCGCTGGCCTACCGCCGGCCCCGATCACGGCCTGACCCCGCCTGGCCCGCCGTGGGCGCGGTGCTGAGTCTGGTGGCGGTGTTCGGGGTGCTGCGCCGGGGGGCGCTGGGCCCCGAAGCGGTCGGCGCGGGGCCGCAGCCCATCCTGCTGACCCTGCTGCTGGGCCTGAGCGTGGCCAGCGCCGCTGGACTGGTGGCCGCCCTGCGCTTCCCGAAGGTAGCCACCCGACCCGCGCTGGGTTTCCAGGCCCGCTGGAACCGCACGCTTACCCCGGACTGGCCCGAACTGAACGTGACCCTCTCGGAACGGGGCGCCCACCTGCGGAATGTCTCGCGTACGCCGCTGCGGCTGGCCGGCTGGTCGCCCGCCGGGATGAATGCCTGGTACCGCGTGCGCGACGAGCAGGGCCGCGTGCTGGCCGAACTGGCCGCCGGGCAGGTCGCGCTGCTGCCGGTCACGCCCTTCGACAGCGGCGTGCGCGTCTGGTACGGCCCCGTGGAGGGTCGGCGCGGCGCCCGGCCGCGTGAGGGGCAGGACGCGGGAAACCCCCAGGCGCGGCTCTTCCGCGCCGACTGGACACCCGCCGCCCAGGCAGCCCAGCGGGTGCTGAACTGAGCGGGGGCTGAACGGCGTATCGGATGGACTGTGCTGGATAGACCGAGTTGGATTGATGGTTTTGGGTGAACCTCGTCGGGTGGAGTGTCGCTGGTCTGTGCTGTGCCTGGAACCCGGCCCCACGCCCCACCATCGGGCGCACCCGGGGATGGAGACGGGCGGTACCCCCCCCGACGCCGGAGTGCCCCGCAGGAGCCCTTCTCACGCCGGGGCGGGGCCCGTGGCGTATGGTGGTCGGCATCGTGAGTCTGGTGTTCGACTGGTCGGCCCTGCGTCCCCTCACCGCCGGGACGGGAACGGCGGGAGAGCTGCGCCGTCATGCCGCCGATTTCCGCGTACAGGAAGTGCCGGCGTATGCGCTCAGCGGCCAGGGGGAATTTCTGTTCGTGGAGCTGGAGAAGACCGGGCACACCACCTCGCATGTGCTGCGCGAACTGACCGCGCAGCTGGGCCTGCGCGAGCGCGACATCGGCGTAGCCGGGCTCAAGGATCGCCACGCGGTGACGACCCAGTGGCTCAGCCTGCCGGCCAAAGTCGAAGACCGGCTGGGCCAGTTCGCGCTCGACGGCGTGAGCGTGCTGCAGACCACCCGGCATACCAACAAGCTGGGCATGGGGCATCTGCGCGCCAACCGCTTCGTGGTGCGGGTGCGCGGCGCCTCCGGTCAGGGGAACCTGGCCCGCGAGGTGCTGGACAGCCTGGGCCGCCAGGGGGTGCCGAACTACTTCGGGCCCCAGCGCTTCGGCCTGGGGGGCCTCAATGCCGAGGAGGGGCTGCGCGTGCTGCGCGGCGAATCCAGGCTGCGTGACCCGCGCGTGCGGCGCTTCCTGACCACCAGCGTGCAGAGCATGATCTTCAATTCCTTCCTGAGCCTGCGGCTGGAGCGCGGCGTGTTCGACTCGCTGCTGGGCGGCGACATGGCCAAGAAGCACGACACGGGCGGAGTCTTTCTGGTCGAGGACGCGGCCCAGGAGTCCCCCCGCGCCGCCCGGGGCGAGGTCAGCGCGACCGGCACGCTCTTCGGGCGCAAGGTTCGGCCCCTGCAGCGCGAGGCCGGCGAGCTGGAGCGCGAGGCGCTGGCGCAGTTCGGCCTCAGCCCGGAGGTGTTCTCCTCACGCAAGGGCGACCGCCGCCTGACCCGGGTCTTTCTGGAGGAAGCCGGCGTGACCGACGAGGAGGACGGCTTCAGCGTGGCCTTCACCCTGCCGCGCGGAAGTTTCGCCACCAGCGTCCTGCGCGAGATCATGAAAACAGATGTGGACGCCGCCGCGCTGAGTGAGGAACCGGACGAGACCGGAACCGGAGGAGAAGAGTGAAGTCAGCTCACCGAATGCCAGGTCACCCCATGCCGGCCCACCGACGGCCCGCTCACCGACGGCGCACTGACCGGATGGTGTCCGTGCTGATCGGCCTGGGTCTGTCTGGCCTGGGCTCGTGGGCCCTGGCGCAGAATCCGCAGGGCATGTCGGCCAGCCTGAACGTGAAGCTGAGCCACAGCGGCGCCATCGTGCAGGGCCGCGTGAGCGTGCCCAAGGAAGATGAGGTGACCGGCGCCTGGAGCAGCGTCGGCCGCGCGAGGCTGCTGCGCTGTGCGCCCCGTTGTCAGGTGGTGAGCAGCATCCCCGTGCAGGGCAGCCTGATGCTCAGCAGCGACTCCGGCTACCGCGTGGTGCTGGGCGGCAAACTGAGCGCCGGGCAGAAGGTGAGTCTGGTTTTGCGCCTGCGCGGCGGCCTGATCCTGAATGTGACGGCGCCCGTGAGCCGCTGAGAAGATACTGGCCGTGGGTCACTCCGACCAGAGGCGGGGCTTTCTGGCTGCCGGATACGGCCGGCCCGGCGAGCGCTTCCGGCTGGCCGCGTTCCCCGCAGGCGGGCCCGGCAGCGGCCCCGCCTCGCAGGGGATGTCCTGGGCCCCGGTCGGCCGGCGCTGGGCGGTCGTGACCGCCTGGAACCCCGGCGGGCGGCGGGCCTCGGGGGAGCACAACGAGACGGCCCAGCGCACGCTGAGTCAGCGCTGGAAGGGCGCCGCCCTGGACGGCCTCAATGGAGAGGGGGCCTGGGCCGAGCCGGCCCTGATCCTGCTGGACGCGCCACTGACCGAGGCGCTGCGGCTGGGCCGCGAGTTCGATCAGGCGGCGATCCTGTACGGGGTGGGCCGGCGGGTGGCACTGGTCTGGCTGAACCGCGGGAGGACACGGATCGAGAGGTACTGGGCCGCGCCGGTTGGCGGTTCGGGAGAAGCGCGGCCTGTATAGTCACTGGTTGTGACGACCTCCGGCCTGGACGCCATCTCGACCCTGGGGGTGCTGCCGCCCGCCGGGCCCAGCTGCGTGCATCTGCCGCTGAACGTCTCCCCCCAGGAACTCGCCCGCTACGCCGTGGGTCTGGCCAACGCGCGGGGCGGCACCGTGCTGGTCGGCGTGGATCTGGTGGGGGGCGCTCCTGCCGAGCGCGACGCCGGGGAACTGCACCCGCTGATGGTCACGCACGCGATCTTCGAACTCTCCGGCGGGCGCCTGACTGTGAACGTGCAGCACCACCGCCTGCCCGGGGGCGCGCGGGTGCTGGCCGTGTTCGTGCCGCAGGCGCCCTACGTGCTGGCCGCGCCCGACGGCTCCGTGATCGCCTGGGACGGCGCGCATCTGGTGCCGGTCACGCCCTCGGAGGCCGAGCCGGTGGCCGATCAGGACTTCACGGCCACCGTGCCGCCCGACGCCTCGCTGGCCGACCTCGACCCGGCCGAGGTGGCCCGCCTGCGTGGCCTGGGGCGCCGGATCGAGGCCGCCCGACTGCCCGATCTGGACTTCCTGCGCGAGCTGGGGCTGCTGATCCCCAGCCACGGGGCGCTGCGGCCCACGCTGGCCGCCATCCTGCTGGCGGGCACGCCGGCCGCCCTGCGCGCCCACGTGCCGCAGTCCGAGGTCTGTTACTACCACCACGCCGGCAGCGACGTGGAATTCCAGTTCCGTGAGGATCTGCTGCGGCCCATTCCGGCGCTGCTCACCCGCCTGGCCGAACTGATCCAGGCCCGCAACCGCTTCACTCCCGTGCAGGTGGGCCTGTTCCGTATCGAGGTCTGGGATCAGGACGAGGCCGTATACCGCGAGGCGCTGCTCAACGCCCTGACCCACCGCGACTACACTCTGCGCGACGCCGTGCATGTCCACCACCATCCGGATCGGCTGGAGATCCTGAACCCGGGCGGGCTGCCGGGGGGCATCACGCCGGGCAACATCCTGCGCCACCAGCCCAAACGCCGGAACCCCCTGCTGGCCGAGGTGCTGGCCCGCCTGGGGCTGGTCGAGCGCGCCGGGGTGGGGGTGGACAAGATGTACTCGCTGATGCTGCGCCACGGCAAGGAGCCCCCGGAGTACATCACCTACCCGGACGCCGTGACCCTGAGCCTGCATTCGCCGGGCTTCGACGCCGACTTCGTGCGCTTCGTGGCCCGCAAGCAGGAAGAGATGCAGACCCTCTCGCTGGACATGCTGATCGTGCTGAGCCTGCTGCTGCGCGAGGGCGAGGCCACCCGGGGCACCCTGGCCCGCGCCCTGCAGCTCCCGGAAGACCGCACCCCCAGACTGCTGCGGAGCATGGAAGAACACGGCCTGATCGGGCGCGCCGGCGTGGGGCGCGGCATCTCCTACACGCTGAGCGCCGAGGTCTGGCTGGCCCTGGGGCGCCGGGAGGCGGGAGCGGGGGGCGCCGCCCTGGTCTCCCCCGCTCCATCGCCCGATCCGGATCGATCCGGGCAGCCGACCCCGGTGGCGCGGCCCACCCGCCCAGCCCCACCCGCTGCCCGGCCGGCGAAGACGGCCAGACCAGGGGCGGCCAGCGCCGCCGGCCCCTCGCGTGGGGAGATCCGCGCCATCGCCCTGGCCCTGGCCCGCGAGCAGGGGCGGGTACGGAACGTGGATCTGCGTGCCGCCTGCGGCCTGAGCACCCAGCAGGCGTGGCGCACCCTGCGCCGGCTGGTGCAGGACGGCCTGCTGCGGAAGCTGGGCACCGGCACCCGCGACGCCGCCTACGAACGGGTCTGATCGATCCCGAGCGAGAGCGCACCCCAGGCGCTGAATATCCGACCGGAAGGACTCGCAGAGCTGCGAGGCAGAGAACGAAGACCGGCTCCAGAGCGTGATGCCATCACGGGCGTACGCTTGATGGGGCACCTTGATGCAAAGTCGGCGTGACTGCGGTTGCCAGAGGGGCGAAGGGATTGAGTCACGGCCACAGACCTTGGTGTGTGCGGAGTCCATGGGGATGCCTCCCTCCCGCAAGTGCGCCGGAAGACCGCTGTTGACGGGCAGTACGGCAGGAACGAGCGACTCGTGAGGCGGCGCATCTCATCTTGAGCGGCCTCTCAGGAAACCCGCACGGAAGTGACCTCTCTGTCTGCCTTTCGTGTTCTGTCCGATTGACAGGCCTGCAGGCGCAGTGTAGCCTTCCCCTACCAAACTCGCATAAAAGTGGAACCGCTTCCGAAAACGGAGCGGGTCAGGGCTGATCCTGACGCCCACCAGGAGGATTCATGAAGAAAGCCATTGCGCTCTTTACGCTCACCGCCGCCATCGCTTCGGGCAGCCACGCTGGCGCCGTCACGCTGACCATCGCCTGTGGCGCCGTCGGCCAGGAACTGGAACTGTGCAAGGCCGGAGCCGCCCGCTGGGCTGCCAAGACCGGCAATGAAGTCAAGGTCTTCGAGAGCCCCAACCTCACCAACGACCGCCTGGCGCTGTACCAGCAGCAGCTGGCCGCCAAGAGCAGCGACATCGACGTCTACCAGCTCGACGTGGTCTGGCCCGGCCTGCTGGCCCAGCACTTCATCGACCTGAAGGGCAAGGTGCCTGCCGCCGAGGTCAACACCCACTTCAAGGGCATCATCGACGCCAACACGGTGGACGGCAAACTGGTCGCCATGCCCTGGTTCACGGACGCCGGTCTGCTGTACTACCGCACGGATCTGCTGAAGAAGTACGGCTACGCGGCTGCCCCCAAGACCTGGGCCGAACTGGCGACCATGGCCAAGAAGATTCAGGACGGCGAGCAGAAGGCCAACAAGACCTTCGCCGGCTTCGTGTGGCAGGGCAAGAACTACGAAGGCCTGACCTGCGACGCCATGGAGTGGCTGGTCTCCTTCGGCGGCGGCACTATCGTCGATTCGACCGGAAAGATCACCATCAACAACCCCAATGCCGCCAAGGCGCTGGACACCGCCGCGAGCTGGGTCAAGACCATCAGCCCGGCCGGCGTCACCACGTACGGCGAGGAAGAGGCGCGCGGCATCTTCCAGTCGGGCAACGCCGCCTTCATGCGCAACTGGCCCTACGCCTGGTCGCTGGGCCAGAGCGCGGACTCCAAGGTCAAGGGCAAGATCGGCGTGGCCCCGCTGCCCTCGGGCGGCGCCCGCAACGCCGCGACCCTCGGTGGCTGGCAGCTCGGCGTCAGCT
It encodes:
- a CDS encoding polyprenyl synthetase family protein, with product MRPELLSRALSLLPERGGRPELEHYLEMLRDYPQRGGKGIRSELLLASARVHGARPGTPAWEGALWLAAALELFQNWVLIHDDIEDDSEERRGQPALHRLHGTPLAINAGDALHVYMWEAVHRSGVPGAMEEFLTMIHRTAEGQHLDLSWVEHREWALQEADYLQMVELKTSYYTVIAPLRLGAIAAGVSPHPAFRDAGLALGTAFQIRDDVLNLLGDPAKYGKEIGGDLLEGKRTLIVLHWLAGAEVDQKEAFLEQMLRNRPDKDPGVIDEIHRWLLDSGSVNYAQDYAHAQARVGLELLEEAFQHAPDAGAAQELLGAVRELATRDA
- a CDS encoding N-formylglutamate amidohydrolase — encoded protein: MPPSRYALLIVTPHPSGQLPADVLRDMLGDGAFHTPTREAFLRRLFLDGDPYTDLLYSLPGARHVQAPWSRFAADLNRDRDDRVDNGVLKLMDFARQPLYPPDFVLDEAAREARLRRLWDSFDALVQSELQGARLMIVGHSMGTHGPALGHDTGTPRPAICLMPGEDAEPTFPRVHWAALRAECEAAFADMIVGSPYRRVTIGEPWATDTLSLNHSRRSGVPAFGIEFNAGLYLRDGQPMDDAIRALNAGFGRFAQAALALLG
- the recF gene encoding DNA replication/repair protein RecF (All proteins in this family for which functions are known are DNA-binding proteins that assist the filamentation of RecA onto DNA for the initiation of recombination or recombinational repair.); translation: MLPVLLSALSTLNYRNLAPCTLHFPEGVTAVHGENGAGKTNLLEAAYLALTGLSDVTRLEQLVQQGEKEAYVRADLDSGGSLSVQEVGLGRGRRQLKVDGVRVRAGDLPRGSAVWIRPEDSELVFGAPTGRRSYLDSLLSRVSARYAQQLARYERTVSQRNAALRSGEAWAMHVWDEALIKLGPEIMLVRRRALTRLNELAAEANTALGSRKALTLELTESTTPETFAGDLLARQAEELARGSTVTGPHRDDLLLTLGGFPATEYASRGEGRTIALALRRAELELLAERFGEKPLLLIDDFSAELDPGRRSFLLDLAASVPQAIVTGTERAPGAAQTLRAHAGRFTPDGDSRDGDPPGGDLDADADDDLPAGDAWEIQDVLEAGA
- a CDS encoding DUF721 domain-containing protein, whose product is MNATLGTAKLARGIGRARAILAWPQAVGPEIARLTRPRTQQGSVLFIEVRDSATAHHLTMQRHHFLKSLTSLLGDDSVTELRFSVGPVREVVAAPPPPALPAPDKARARRLVQQVEGELKPAALRAAEAITRARRWREEQGWRPCPVCEEPSKEQPCRACALTLADPNVKRAARALLRDPERLPGLPETLGDSGANAARHLALRLLEGQLDLLALECIRSGQEDGYREFLAQQADVYLSLSLRRPRTALMRRDRVSLPENARNVLNAGRG
- a CDS encoding MogA/MoaB family molybdenum cofactor biosynthesis protein, with the protein product MTDTHLKTADLSGTGGPADQTSAPGTAPATGQTSGQTPGQTPAQASAQQHRDAAPRSARVAVVTISDTRTAETDTSGQYLMEQLRAGGHEVVGYRVVKDDAVEIRAALVQYAREAQIVLSSGGTGITGRDVTVPVVESLLTKQIPGFGELFRMLSYQQVGGAAMLSRAVGGLCRGAAVFAMPGSLNAVKTAWEGILRDELSHLVFELERHGQPGVTQTGVEPLPAAPAPAYVSLERPPLAPLPGGFPQPGTGGGVAAGLGRHKKGDGRP
- the truD gene encoding tRNA pseudouridine(13) synthase TruD produces the protein MVVGIVSLVFDWSALRPLTAGTGTAGELRRHAADFRVQEVPAYALSGQGEFLFVELEKTGHTTSHVLRELTAQLGLRERDIGVAGLKDRHAVTTQWLSLPAKVEDRLGQFALDGVSVLQTTRHTNKLGMGHLRANRFVVRVRGASGQGNLAREVLDSLGRQGVPNYFGPQRFGLGGLNAEEGLRVLRGESRLRDPRVRRFLTTSVQSMIFNSFLSLRLERGVFDSLLGGDMAKKHDTGGVFLVEDAAQESPRAARGEVSATGTLFGRKVRPLQREAGELEREALAQFGLSPEVFSSRKGDRRLTRVFLEEAGVTDEEDGFSVAFTLPRGSFATSVLREIMKTDVDAAALSEEPDETGTGGEE
- a CDS encoding DUF3293 domain-containing protein; its protein translation is MGHSDQRRGFLAAGYGRPGERFRLAAFPAGGPGSGPASQGMSWAPVGRRWAVVTAWNPGGRRASGEHNETAQRTLSQRWKGAALDGLNGEGAWAEPALILLDAPLTEALRLGREFDQAAILYGVGRRVALVWLNRGRTRIERYWAAPVGGSGEARPV
- a CDS encoding helix-turn-helix domain-containing protein; protein product: MTTSGLDAISTLGVLPPAGPSCVHLPLNVSPQELARYAVGLANARGGTVLVGVDLVGGAPAERDAGELHPLMVTHAIFELSGGRLTVNVQHHRLPGGARVLAVFVPQAPYVLAAPDGSVIAWDGAHLVPVTPSEAEPVADQDFTATVPPDASLADLDPAEVARLRGLGRRIEAARLPDLDFLRELGLLIPSHGALRPTLAAILLAGTPAALRAHVPQSEVCYYHHAGSDVEFQFREDLLRPIPALLTRLAELIQARNRFTPVQVGLFRIEVWDQDEAVYREALLNALTHRDYTLRDAVHVHHHPDRLEILNPGGLPGGITPGNILRHQPKRRNPLLAEVLARLGLVERAGVGVDKMYSLMLRHGKEPPEYITYPDAVTLSLHSPGFDADFVRFVARKQEEMQTLSLDMLIVLSLLLREGEATRGTLARALQLPEDRTPRLLRSMEEHGLIGRAGVGRGISYTLSAEVWLALGRREAGAGGAALVSPAPSPDPDRSGQPTPVARPTRPAPPAARPAKTARPGAASAAGPSRGEIRAIALALAREQGRVRNVDLRAACGLSTQQAWRTLRRLVQDGLLRKLGTGTRDAAYERV
- a CDS encoding ABC transporter substrate-binding protein, with the protein product MKKAIALFTLTAAIASGSHAGAVTLTIACGAVGQELELCKAGAARWAAKTGNEVKVFESPNLTNDRLALYQQQLAAKSSDIDVYQLDVVWPGLLAQHFIDLKGKVPAAEVNTHFKGIIDANTVDGKLVAMPWFTDAGLLYYRTDLLKKYGYAAAPKTWAELATMAKKIQDGEQKANKTFAGFVWQGKNYEGLTCDAMEWLVSFGGGTIVDSTGKITINNPNAAKALDTAASWVKTISPAGVTTYGEEEARGIFQSGNAAFMRNWPYAWSLGQSADSKVKGKIGVAPLPSGGARNAATLGGWQLGVSSYSKNQAAAIELVRYLAGPAEQKIRAIEGSYNPTITTLYKDADVLKANPFFGSLFSVFTSAVARPSGPTKSKYNQVSQAFSSAVSDVLSGKSKGQAAVAQLATNLARIKGAGW